In the Arachis stenosperma cultivar V10309 chromosome 8, arast.V10309.gnm1.PFL2, whole genome shotgun sequence genome, tattaaaaaaggttttaaaatttgattaattttatcaATTAAAACTAATCTTTTACGATatattaaaagttttttttttttataaatagatTTATTAGCCTCATAAATATTTGTGACAGaaatagtaatttttttaataaatataaaatgaaataggaaaaaaaatatttgtccGTAAAACCCCTTATTACACCTAGCAACTTTTCATTTCCGTACATGTTCCCTCCAATCTTTTCAGCGCACAAAAGCGCCCAACTCAATCATAAATAGCGATAGCactttatcataaaaaaaaatataataatagccAGCCATAGCAGTATAGCAGTCCCCCACTCCCGTCCCCGATCTCCCTGCACCTGAGAAACCGACACCAATGTCTTCTTCAGAATACGACACGCCGTTTTCGCCCAACAGCAAAAGACCAAGGCACACCGAAACGCAATCGCAAAGTAAAAACGACAACGAAGAAGACAGGCTAAGCGACTTACCCGATTGCGTCCTCCTCCACGTACTCTCCTTCGTGAACGCCAAACACGCCGTCCAAACCTGCGTCCTCTCCCGTCGCTGGAGGAATCTCTGGAAGCTTCTCCCAACCCTCACTCTTCACTCTTCCCACTTCTGGACCTTCAAAACCTTCACCAAATTTGTCTCCAACCTTCTCACCCGCCGCGACGCCTCCTCCGCCGTCCTCAACCTCGATTTTGAGCGCCATGGTTGCATCGAGCCTCACGTCCTCAAAAGAATCGTCAATTATGCGATCTCGCACAAGGTTCGCAACTTAGGTATCTCGGTGAAATGCGATATCGCTCACATTCCTCAGGCGATTTTCTCGTGCAAGACGTTGACGTCTTTGAAGCTCTCTGTTTGCCCTAGGGGTTATATCTACGGAAGTACGTTGTTCCCGAAATCGCTGAACTTAACGGCGTTGACGAGCCTGCATCTTCAGCATTTCACGTTCTGCGCTAGCGGCGGTGGCGTCAGTGACAGGGCGGAACCGTTCTCGGCGTGTGAGAGATTGAGCGATTTGGTTATTGATCACTGTACCGTTAGAGATGCGAAGGTACTCTACATTTCGAACAGCACGCTCGTGAATCTCACATTGCGTTCGGATCACTCGAAGGATTTTTACAAGATCGTGCTTTCGACGCCGAAGCTCAGGAGTTTTCGTTTTTCCGGTATTCCGTACCAGCAAATCTGTGGAAGCCATGTTCCTTCGCTTGAAGATGTGGATATTGATGCAGAGATTTGGTCGAATTCGTTGGAGTCTCCTTTGATTCTGTTTAGCTGGTTGTTGGAGCTTGCTAATGTGAAATCGCTGACGGTTTCTGCAAGTACTCTTCAGGTTAGTCTAGTTTTTGAAGGGTTTTTATGCTGAGTTTGCGTTGAATAGTGTTTGATTTTGGCCTTGTTATTGTGATTATTTAGGTTCTTTTCTTGATTCCTAATTTATTGAAGATTAAATTACCCTGCCTTGGTAAGTTGAAGTCTTTGAAAGTGAAAATGAAACCGCTATCACCTATATTTGCCATGACACTGAAAGCTGGC is a window encoding:
- the LOC130945505 gene encoding F-box/LRR-repeat protein 13-like, whose amino-acid sequence is MSSSEYDTPFSPNSKRPRHTETQSQSKNDNEEDRLSDLPDCVLLHVLSFVNAKHAVQTCVLSRRWRNLWKLLPTLTLHSSHFWTFKTFTKFVSNLLTRRDASSAVLNLDFERHGCIEPHVLKRIVNYAISHKVRNLGISVKCDIAHIPQAIFSCKTLTSLKLSVCPRGYIYGSTLFPKSLNLTALTSLHLQHFTFCASGGGVSDRAEPFSACERLSDLVIDHCTVRDAKVLYISNSTLVNLTLRSDHSKDFYKIVLSTPKLRSFRFSGIPYQQICGSHVPSLEDVDIDAEIWSNSLESPLILFSWLLELANVKSLTVSASTLQVLFLIPNLLKIKLPCLGKLKSLKVKMKPLSPIFAMTLKAGKSKKEVMKLSLPLPDGIVNFLLQNSPSAEVAIVNCKS